The genomic segment CTTTGAGTCAACGAATACCGAGGTGCGAAACACGGATACATCTTTGTGTTAGAGGCTGACATCACATTGAGCTGTAGGTTGAGCGAGAGTGATACCTAAATATATTTGAGTGTGGTTGACATTTGGATTGCACATACTTGTAGTGAGGTCTGCTCGCATCTTTGTGATTGGCTTGGGAGCTTCGTTTCAATTTGGCTGTTGTGGGTGTCTTGTGTGGGCCATTTAGAGACTAGCTCGGGAACCTCGGGTTGTCACTTCAAGTTAATGTAGCCATGAGCCCAAGAGTGTATTCATGTCTTTTTGTGCTTTCTAAACCTTTGGTCGGGTTTTTGATGTTCGTTTTTGCAAAGCCATCTTATCAATGCAATCATGTTCAAAATTTATGGCATTAAGATGCTTTTTGCTAGCGTGTGTACACTTTATGGGATTTAATGTATTGAATGCTTTCTTCTTCCCCTTGCTTGAGGACAAGTAAGGGCTTGCTTGGGGGAGTTGATAAACCTCATTTTTACCTTCTATTTGGGCATAATATTAATTGACTATTCCTTGATTTTCGTACATTTTCATTGCGTTTGGTTGGTTTTACGCCCTTTTGTAGGATAGCATATTTGATGCTCTTTTTTGCAGAACGATTACCTATTTTCGAGCTTTAAAGCATGCTAGTTTGGAGGAGGCATGGATCAAAGCCGATGAAGAAATGAGGCCAATAGGTGAAAATGAGTCCAACCCGAGTAAAGCAAGAATCATCGCTCATGGAAAGGCTCACTTAAGGGCAAATGGAGGTCAACTCACTTGGGTTTTGGTGGATATTTTGATGAGGCAAAAATTGTCGAAACGACTGGTCACACGTCGAATTCGGAGTTCTAACgaagaagttgtgattttttcaAAATGGCAACGATTGATCAACATGAGCTTCGAAGACAGCAAGTCAAACGATTGATCGTTCCATGTGGAACGACCACTCGTTCCCGATACACGCGTACCAACATcaggataaaaaaaaatgaaaaaaaagctGCTACAGGGTGTCGAACCTGCGACCTTCAGAATACAGGCAAAGCTTCTGATTAACTGTGACAACATTTTCTTTGTGTTATTGTACAACTCTTAATTTAAACCGACAAAATAGAATTTCGTGAGCAACAGGCGGAGAACAAAAAAAGTAGGCGCAACAACATTTTTTACTCCTTCATTTCCTTTTCTCCCACTTTACTCTTATAGACCCTagtttaatttctttatttttattgtctttattttaattttcttaacaaactttattttcattgtttattttagttaattttatttatcttctCTCTTTTGTTGGTAACTACTTGAAGCTAAGGTATTTTAATGGAGTTTGATGAAGAacatttatgggtttttgttaGTTCTTCTTGCATCCTTCCCAAATTTTATGGGtaatttttaatctcatttatttttggtttcgattgtttattaattaattttgtttagtTTATGGTTTTCTCTtaattgttcttgtttatttaCGTTGTCTTTGTTTCTATTTATGCTATTGATGCTTAAATGATTGGTTGTTATATGTTAATAATGGATTTGATGGTTATGATTAAgagtagtgagtagttttctaGGGTTAGGTTAACTCAACCATtgtgatgacttgatgatgatgagattctagttgattttggattgattaAAGGCTTAGATGGGGGGTTATTCTACCCATTGGCTAAGATTGTTATGACTGCTTTAAATATATCAACGAGGGTTGGATTTTGAGTAATCTATTTTTTGATCAATGGATGGAATCGGGTGTAAgggatcaatgaggattgaacCTTGCATCCACCCTTTCATCTAAGGGCTTTATCCTTCACCTACGAGAGTAGGGAAGGATGAACAAGTAGCGAACGATTTATAGCTCAAGCCCTTCATCTTCACTCACGAGAGAAAGGATCGTGAAGAGCTTGGAGGCAATCCCAAGCCCGATCAAGGGTCAGATTGCTCCTTTTAGTGTGATTCACTACTCTTTAATTACCCTTAAGAAACTAGTGTATAACCATTGAATAGTCACCATTAACGAGTTAACCTGACCCcccctttttttttatcattgattgttaacacttatttgtttttcatatttttttgttattgtttacaACAACCCCCTTTTATAGCTGACTAACACGCAAAGGAAATTGCGTAACCTtgctccttgtgttcgacccgtatGTGCTACAACacgaatttttgaaattcttgagtgaaaaaaaaaattaattaaataaacgaacctttaaactttttccaaaagtaagcgtccaaaccccaaagctgtgctttggagctgttcgcagttactaactgcgaacagcatataagacaaactaactgttcgcagttagtaactgcgaacagctattttgtctttttgctgttcgcagtctAACTACGAACAACTActttgtgttttttgaactgttcgcagttaacaactgcgaacagctagtttgtcttatatgctgttcgcagttagtaactgcgaacagctccaaagcacagctttggggtttggacgcttacttttggaaaaagtttaaaggttcgtttatttaattaatttttttttttcactcaagaatttcaaaaattcctaCAACACCATGCACTTGCAGTAACTCACTCATTGAGATAAATTTGTGTGAACAAGGTCACCCAGCCTAGTACGATATCACACAAGCACACTTAACTGCAGAGTTTTGATGGATCTAGGACATTAGTGCAGGTATGATCACACCCTTTTAACTCTTTCATTTTTGTTTGTGACTcattttttttctacttttggACAATCATTAACCACATTTTTTTAATAGCATTCATATATTATAATTCTATTTCAATTTCATTCACACAAATAATTTTCACTTATAATGAATAACTTTTTCTTAAAACTAACTCATTTTATCATCCTTACTATCATGTACATATTATAATCCAAGAATTTCTATGCCACGTGTAATCATATCAAAGCTATTTCTAAATACAATTTTCCCGCCACTACATACTTCTACATTTAATATTCCAACCTAATAAAGTATATATTTCTATGCAAGGAGTACTTCTCTTTTTGGGTATACAACTGAATATGAAAGGGTTTAATTAATTACTGTCAATTGATCATAAACCAAAtcgtaacaataataataatttactacaaTTGAAAGCAAAATTTAATAACATATTTAGTGCACACCAAAAGAATATGAAGCACTTCTTTTAAGGATAAGCATAAATTTCGCTATAATGATAATAGTTCCTCATTATAAGTTGTTTATATTGAAAAGGATCTGAAAAACCCCATCTTGAATATTAAGTACTTTACTTTTAAACTATTTCTTtgtctataataataataattcaaaagtaAAGAAACAAGAATATAAAGTACATTTTACTTGGTCACCGAAATTCCACAGGTAATATCAATTCCCTAAATCTTTGTTATGAATTATAGGTTATTATATACTTTTGATTATATAGTATGCATGTTTTTACTAATTAGGTAACTAACGCTACAAATAACGTTTTAGTGCCGTGATAATTAGGAAGATGAATCAACTCAATTATCAATTTAGGCTTAAATTAATAGTTGATaggtaatattaaaatttattccctctgtttttacatttttataatatacttatgaattttttactaattttattttaatatttttttattgtttatgattCTCATCATGAGAATATCAAATAGTAATGAAGAgaataaatatcaaaatatcaaaatctttGTTTGTCTGGGCTAGGATGTTGGCCGATAGATATAGCTAGCAACCAAGAAAACACTAAACATATAATTTCTTAGTTCAAAATTATGTGTAATATTAGAAATATTgcactattcatttatcatccttgcttataattagtttttaatctataccTTAAAACATAGTAAGGTTGGATCTGTTTGCTTCGTTtcaatgcaaaaattattaatattaaattattatactgTATTCAATATACTAATATTATTCAAtcctaaatatttctaattgcagataattttaaaattataaaaattaatattaataaattttacattgagacgaatcaaacaaaatcttacttaaatatattttgacatctaaattaagaataaaatataaattaaaagtgattagtaaataatttcaaaaaatcaaataagacaaaTCATTTTTGTATCTTTCGTGCAGGTGCattttgttatcatttttacatTATGTTCATATACACGTACAAAAATTGTGTTGATTTACTTTTATAATCTTtgtaaaattattagtataataattaaatgataaatatatgatttttgtggaataataaaattttacaaaataatattttaaatttgaatatgtATTGTTacttatatagtaatatatatacatatttcgTTATTATATAATCTCGTTCGTAACTTAAacccttttttttaatttattaagattagttaaaaatatattataaatttattacaaaaataattttttgaataCCGTGAATAAAATACCTATTTCTACTTATTGGGTGAAAAGGGCATTAATTAATCTAAAGAGCAACCACACATGATAAATCTTTTCAAACTTGAATAGTTCCCTCTATTTCTTTGTTCCCTTTTCTTTATTTAAACATCAAACCTTACTAACTTCACAGTTCTTCATATCTCAAATAACTGGCTTCATCCTTTATCTCTCTGCCctcaatcaacaaatataataatcatatttACACAAACATTCAGACATTCATTTGACAGCTGTTCTTCTCAATGCTGTCCCCTTAACTCCTCACATTTTTCAGGTTTGAACAAGTAAAGTAACAAATACAAACATATACCATAAAAAAGGGGGATAAAAATGAAGTACATTCGATCTGCAAGTTTGAAGCGCTTATTCTCCAAACGACGTCGCTCTATAACTAGCACTGAAGATTCAGGGTTCGTTCAACGACATGAACAGAATACCCAGTTTTCAAATCATGATTTAACAGAATCTGTGTGTTTTCCTCAGAAACCCACTTGGAGATGTTTCTCTTTTGAAGAAATCTTTTCTGCTACTAATGGCTTCTCCTCAggttctttttcaatttctttttcaaaatttagtatttttattcAGGTTTTTTAGTTGCAAAAACCTCTTTTTCTGTGGTCTTTCTTTTTTGGTTCGTATCCTCCTTTATGGGTGTGGGTTGACGCCTTTCTTTCCAAACTAGACTCTGATTATAGTTTTCTATAAGCGGAATACATTGgatggatgatgatgaatattTTTGGagttgtatttattttatatatgaaattgtatttgtttttgGTTTGGCTAAGCAGAAAATTTGGTGGGAAAAGGAGGGTATTCAGAGGTATACAAGGGTGAGTTGAAAGATGGAGAAATGGTAGCAGTGAAGAAACTGACAAAAGGAAGTAATgaggagaagagagaaagagaattcTTGACAGAAATAGGAACAATTGGACATGCTTCCCACCCAAATGTTTCATCACTCTTAGGATGTTGTATTGAGAATggtctttaccttcttttcccCTTCTCTCCTAGAGGCTCTGTTGCCTCTATTCTTCATGGTAACTTAAACTTTATTCAATACTCTTGGCTTCTTAGCTCTATCTTTTAATTTGGATCAATAGTTTAGGGGATTATTGTTTATGCtacttaaaataaacaaatattctggttattatatatgtatataaattaaggtattattttttccctttttatttgatgttctagggtttttagttaatagtatgtatatataaaaattattctaGTTATTATGTATATAAATTATGTTACTATGCATATTCTAAGATTTCTACTTTCTAgttactatttaaaaaaatatattttacttacTGTGTATATAGATTAAATTATTACgtacattaaaaatatttaaatctcTATAATATgatagatattattttattgcatAATATTATAACAgcttttttttatctttgattttaataagagattaaaagatttaagaaaaatatgcattaaaattttttaaataatttaattcacttttttttttgtaaaaaggaTGATTTTAAGATTTGTTACTACTTTATAAATGTTACAACATTTTGTACCACTCATATAGTGACTaggaaatttatattttagccTTAACGGTATAGCAATAATTAAGTTTTGTATAGAAAGGGAAGTACTTAAACAACAACAATTAAATTGAAGCATGAATAATTGATGATACATGGATATAGATGAAAGTAGTCCTCCAATGGAATGGGAAGTTAGACACAAGATAGCAATTGGGACAGCCAAAGGGTTGCATTATTTGCACAAAGGGTGTCGAAGAAGGATAATACATAGAGACATAAAGGCcacaaatattttattaactCAAGATTTTGAGCCACAAGTAAGTCAATCTATTTGTATTATTCATTCATGATTCATTATGTTCCCCGGCCTTATCATATACTCCATATCACATGTGTAGTTTACTAACCATTTAActgaaattttacagatttctGATTTTGGGCTTGCAAAATGGCTCCCATCCCAGTGGACTCATCACTCTATTGCTCCTGTTGAGGGCACTGTTGGGTCTGAATTTTCTGTCCacaattctttttttctttttctttttttatttttattttgcttttcaacatttacatttttttttagtgaaattccttcttgatattttttaactaaataagaaaaaaaaagttctgCATATTTAACTGAGAAAGTAGACTTATTATCAAAGGGTCTTTCTTctgtatatgaaaaagttaataaaaaaacagtatattaagtttattaataaaataaatatatttactataattacgatgcaaaataaaagtttttacaattttcattgaaatatttattttttttaaatgaagagAGCACCAAGGTGTCAAGGtcttatttcaaaaatatagaATACTAGTATTTAAGTTTGcaaataattagaataattaattaagtgtaATGAAGAGAAAAAATATGCTAATGGTGATTCATAAGAGAGATTTCATTTTATCTAATTGGTTTAACttgtaaatatatacatatggtattttttttattttaggttgtcctttcaatttattaaataaattgtactttaaaattattttttctaatcTATTCCACTAGTTTATtcgatttttaatattatacacATATTTGATTTgttcatccatatatttttttgtgaataCTTTATCTAATTAAAACGGCTAGCTAAAGGTTTCCATTTGCGGTAACATATGCAGATATTTGGCGCCTGAATATTTCTCTCATGGTATTGTTGATGAAAAAACAGATGTTTTTGCATTTGGAGTGTTTTTATTAGAGCTTATTTCTGGTAGAAAACCAGTGGATGCCTCTCATCAAAGCTTACGCAGTTGGGTAGGAATAATCAAAACTGTCATTATATTTTCTTGCTGAAAtattatacttttatatataatttccaCATTTATTTGGTAAGATTGACTAAATAATTAAGGGTTTCTTGCGGGTTTAAGCTACTTGCTAGTACGCTTACTAAATAATATCTTAGTTTTGTGTCTtattatataaacaaaataatgtcaaaGGTTTGACAATGACAGGCAAAACCATACCTTAAACGAAACGAGATTGAAAAATTGGTTGACCCAAGACTTGAAGACGCCTTTGATGACATGCAAATTAGAAGACTTGCTTTTGCTGCCTCCCTTTGCATTCGTTCTTCAACTACTTGGCGTCCTACCATGACTCAGGTACTTCCATTTTACtttaacacaaattattatatgatacaatCTCATTGAGAAACGTGTCTTATAagtgggttaaatagcccatttaatacaaaatataatattatagacTCCTTGTTTGAAATCGTCTCACTGAAAGACAATTTTTCACAAGAATCCAGTACAAATAATAGGGTCAGTTGTAACGTGATATCAATATCATGACCTTTATCAAATGCTAccaaaatatttgataatactTATAGGaaatatcataaattaaaatgaaaatattaacatAATACTCTAATAATGATGtgtcataaatttttaaaatttttttagtggTAGCTCTTATTTAATTACGTATTCCTTTTATGTATTAAGACTTCCATCTTGTTAGTTATCAAAGGAGCCGTTATCAGTGTCTTGAGCAAAGTGACTTGTCGCTCCACCTATACTAAGGGGATCCAAATAgtcaatgaaaataaaaaataattaagccTAGTGCAATGATCGATATAAAAAGATAAAGGTAAAGGACACTCCCAATATCCGGTATAAGGCAGGGTTTGGGTggggagtttttttttcttgaaagatGCAGACAAATTATACCTATTCCCCAAAGAGGGAATAAAGTGAAATGCGCGCAGTCAAAAAACCCCCAATTGATACTTACGCTTAGTAGGGGTCGAATCCCAAATCTTCTATTCCACATGCAGATGGtctatccattgagccacaTGCAAATGCAATGATCAATATACTAgctattaataattatagttgaATGATCGATCTACTAATTATGAATACAATAGCAAAGAATTATATATGATTATACAATCTATTATTTATTAACAAGATAGATAGTGAtcaatagaattaaaaaataattaagtctAGTGCAATGATCGATATACTAgctattaataattatagttgaATGATCGATCTACTAGTTGTGAATACGatagtaaaaaaattatatatgctTATACAATCTATTatttattaacaaaataaaattctaatttttagttttggaggagaaaaatttaatgatttaaaacttaaaaaatacgGAGACTTAATGCTAATAACAATAGCGTAAGTATTTCAAAAGACAAAAAATCTCTTAAATTATTCGTGATTCAAAAGTTATTACAAGATATAAATATGGTAGCATGCATCCATGAAGATTTGAACTATAAATCTTATGCTTGGTTTCTATTGTGTTAATTATTAAACTTTGTATAGGAGAGTTAAGTTGAAATACAATGGGTGCGATTGTTTTGCTTAGGGGTATGCAAAAGTGGATCGAACCCACAGTCTATAGTCTCGATTGAACCTGATAGAATTGGACTTGAATGGAACCGAACCAGATGCATTAGATCCAATCTCCAGGCCTTTTAAGTTAAGGGTTTAATCTTCGATCTAGTTCTATCTAAACCCGAACAAATTAAATCCAAGTTAAACTAAATTAGACTGAATATATATTCATTTATAACTAAATAAGGCCAAAGTTTAATACTATTCTAGGACAAAAGCATTCAAGATGGCTGTTTTAGTTACTTGTAGCAACACGATTTATATAAGAAATTCAAAAGATGATGGTACTAATAACGACCTATTAATGCATCAATTTTCTTACCAATTGGTTTGGTGGCCTATAGTATTAATTTGCAAGGTGTTATAAAGCAAATATAAATTAGATAGCTGATGTACTACCTCTACCTAACATGTAATAAAACTTTGAACACGAGTAATGTTTTGGTCTTAGATGATTTGTCTAATCATGTGTGACTTCCTTTATAATTGTTAGATTGTCGGATTCAGCTAGCTAAGCAACTACTGTTCTATTtctcttttaataaataaataaattaattaattaattaatttttgggGTCTTTGATTTGAAATGTTCAAGCTTCATTTGTTCTAGCTAGATAGCATCGCAAGTGGCAACCCTCTATTATTCCATTATTCGCACTACAATAATTTGATTCTTGAAACTTGAATCAATCTGCATAAATATTACTAGAAAAATTACATTAGATAATACATTCTATTGCTAAATGTCAAACTCTAGCCGCACTCATAATAAACAATTTTAGAcgtaaaaagataaattttatattaaaaaggtGGATAAAGGTCGAATCGTATCATCGTATCGTGTCGTATCTCATAAGCAATTGGCATGAATGGGTGCATATTGAGCGCATGCCCACCTTTTATCCTATTTTTaccaatcttattttttttataaatttaaagtagCGTATCTAGCGATTGTTCATGTAGGCTTTGTGTAGTCAGGCCAATCCATTTTATTTTCCAATGTGTGAACATGATACATGAAGTTGTGAGTTTGAGCAAGGCCGTGACATGCCAAAGGTAGGCCGTGTACATGTCGCGTGCTTGTTCAATATGTGCACACATTAATTTACATAgagttaaaataaattaaatattaagatATCTTCAGAAAATATACAAGTTTGGTTGGCAAAAATCTAATTTCGTAAAAGTGTCTTAATGAAAGAATAAGAGCATGACTCTTAGAGTATATATCATATTTTGGGCCTGTTAGATCAATATATAAGATATCATGGCATATTAATTATCAACTTGACCTTTTGTTTAAATTCGTTCCTTGACATGATATTAGAAACCAACGTTATAAGAGATTATTGTTTCAAATTTCACTCACCTCTCATGTAACTTGAAATATTTTGGACTCTTAAATTGGTTTCACATTCGttctttaatttcattcataaacttataatttctcttaaccactcatttttatcatttacttgttttttttgtttaatttctaaatttttttccattaaatttcaTCCATTTTACAACTCTTGTAAAATAAGAGGGACAAAGAAAATACTTTCCAACATTAAATCTTAATCAGTAAGGAAATTAAGGTGGGAAGtaatttttagtaaaaaaattatGTCACATCCTTGACAAAAATGagatttttattcattttgaaaGTTATTTGAAAGACTTTTTGTTTAGATAAAAATTGATGATTGACAGGTTTTGGAAATAATGAATGGAGAGGATATAGATGAAGAGAGATGGGAAATGCCAGAGAAAGAAACACAAGATCAAGAGGAGTTTTGGGATTTTGAAGATCTTGATTATGAGTGTGATACGTCATTCTCAACATCAATACATGACTCAATCTCCACCAAAAGCTCATAAAATCAACTATATAtgaatataaagaaaaaaaaaaagattcatAAATGGCAATACTCTTCTTGTATATATGACAAATAAATGTGTAGGATTAATCTTTAATTATGTGGTAATTCATGACTTATAAATTTACCATGAAAGTAAGTTTTAATTAAGTAGATGTAGCTAGTTTTCTTTGTGATGAGTTCTATGTTTTAAGTTTTgcatatatgtattttattagaTAATGTTGATCATATACAAATAAAGTATGAATTCACTTTCTAACAGGGATCGTCTAGTTTActccaaataaaaaataaaaactttgtattttattagttgtttaaatattataataaaaaattatttgatagagtatataatgaATTATAGTTGATTAAAAATGACAAGTTATAAAGGCCCACAACAAACCAAGCTCTAATAGACTAATACCGTGTGataaactcaactaaaagtttaatcTTTGGATAGAGTTGGG from the Amaranthus tricolor cultivar Red isolate AtriRed21 chromosome 12, ASM2621246v1, whole genome shotgun sequence genome contains:
- the LOC130828824 gene encoding probable receptor-like serine/threonine-protein kinase At5g57670 translates to MKYIRSASLKRLFSKRRRSITSTEDSGFVQRHEQNTQFSNHDLTESVCFPQKPTWRCFSFEEIFSATNGFSSENLVGKGGYSEVYKGELKDGEMVAVKKLTKGSNEEKREREFLTEIGTIGHASHPNVSSLLGCCIENGLYLLFPFSPRGSVASILHDESSPPMEWEVRHKIAIGTAKGLHYLHKGCRRRIIHRDIKATNILLTQDFEPQISDFGLAKWLPSQWTHHSIAPVEGTVGYLAPEYFSHGIVDEKTDVFAFGVFLLELISGRKPVDASHQSLRSWAKPYLKRNEIEKLVDPRLEDAFDDMQIRRLAFAASLCIRSSTTWRPTMTQVLEIMNGEDIDEERWEMPEKETQDQEEFWDFEDLDYECDTSFSTSIHDSISTKSS